The following proteins come from a genomic window of Malus domestica chromosome 02, GDT2T_hap1:
- the LOC103426854 gene encoding putative pentatricopeptide repeat-containing protein At5g65820 has product MQRLYQQTKSLCTKHHHLSHSFKPNTPSNLFHTNHKPTKQTHNPHAFTKTRSGLGLARLDTDPDTSPDDPTHCEFSADVEKIYRILRKFHSRVPKLELALHQSGVVLRSGLTERVLNRCGDAGNLGYRFFVWAAQQPNYRPSYEVYKAMIKSLSKMRQFGAVWALLEEMRRENPQLITQEVFVVLMRRFAAARMVKKAVEVLDEMPKYGCEPDEYVFGCLLDALCKNGSVKDAASLFEDMRVRFTPSIKHFTSLLYGWCREGKLMEAKFVLVQMREAGFEPDIVVYNTLLSGYSQAGKMVDANELLKEMRRKGCDPNAASYTTVIQVLCSREKMEEAMRVFVEMQRSGCEADVVTYTTLISGFCKWGKIERSYEILDGMIQKGFSPNQMTYMYIMLAHEKKEELEECVELMEEMRKIGCSPDLGIYNTVIRLACKLGEVKEGVRLWNEMEAAGFSPGLDTFVIMIHGFLGQGCLIDACDYFKEMVGRGLLSGPQYGTLKELMNALLRDEKLEMAKDVWSCIVTKGCDLNVFAWTIWIHALFSRGHVKEACSYCLDMMEADVMPQPDTFAKLMRGLRKLYNRQIAAEITEKVRKMAADRQITFKMYKRRGERDLKEKVKEKNDGRKRRARRRSWPSKSKSL; this is encoded by the coding sequence ATGCAGAGATTGTATCAGCAAACCAAATCTCTCTGCACCAAACACCATCATCTCTCGCATTCCTTCAAACCAAACACCCCCTCCAACCTTTTCCACACCAATCACAAACCCACCAAGCAAACCCACAACCCCCATGCCTTCACCAAGACAAGATCCGGCCTCGGGCTGGCCCGCCTCGACACCGACCCGGATACATCCCCAGACGACCCGACCCACTGCGAGTTCTCCGCCGACGTCGAGAAGATTTACAGAATACTACGGAAATTCCACTCCAGGGTCCCGAAATTGGAGCTCGCTCTCCACCAATCCGGCGTCGTTTTGAGGTCAGGGTTAACGGAGCGGGTGCTGAACCGGTGTGGCGACGCCGGGAACCTCGGGTATAGGTTCTTCGTGTGGGCTGCGCAGCAGCCGAATTACCGACCCAGTTACGAGGTGTATAAGGCCATGATTAAAAGCTTGAGCAAAATGCGCCAATTCGGCGCCGTTTGGGCGCTGCTTGAAGAAATGAGGAGGGAGAACCCGCAGCTGATTACCCAGGAAGTTTTTGTGGTTCTGATGCGGCGGTTCGCCGCGGCGAGGATGGTGAAGAAAGCAGTTGAGGTGCTCGACGAAATGCCTAAGTATGGGTGCGAACCCGATGAGTATGTTTTCGGGTGTTTGTTGGATGCCCTGTGTAAAAATGGTAGTGTTAAAGATGCAGCTTCATTGTTTGAGGATATGCGTGTGAGGTTTACTCCGAGTATTAAGCATTTTACGTCGTTGTTGTATGGTTGGTGTCGAGAAGGGAAGCTCATGGAGGCGAAATTCGTGTTGGTGCAGATGAGGGAAGCCGGTTTTGAGCCTGACATTGTGGTGTATAACACATTGCTGAGCGGGTACTCTCAGGCTGGGAAGATGGTTGATGCCAATGAGCTCTTGAAGGAGATGAGGAGGAAGGGTTGTGATCCCAATGCAGCTTCGTACACGACTGTGATTCAGGTGCTTTGCAGTCGAGAAAAGATGGAGGAGGCAATGAGGGTGTTTGTGGAGATGCAGAGGAGTGGTTGTGAGGCTGATGTTGTGACTTACACTACTTTGATTAGTGGGTTTTGTAAGTGGGGAAAGATTGAGAGGAGTTACGAGATTTTGGATGGTATGATACAGAAAGGGTTTTCGCCGAATCAGATGACTTACATGTATATTATGTTGGCTcatgagaagaaggaagagctGGAGGAGTGTGTGGAATTGATGGAGGAGATGAGAAAGATCGGTTGTAGTCCTGATCTTGGTATTTACAACACAGTGATCCGGTTGGCGTGCAAATTGGGGGAGGTGAAAGAAGGTGTTCGACTTTGGAACGAAATGGAAGCAGCTGGGTTTAGTCCTGGGCTTGACACCTTTGTCATTATGATTCATGGGTTTCTTGGGCAAGGCTGTTTGATTGATGCTTGTGATTATTTTAAAGAAATGGTCGGCAGAGGTCTTCTGTCCGGCCCACAATATGGTACCTTGAAGGAGCTGATGAATGCTTTGTTGAGAGACGAAAAGCTAGAAATGGCAAAAGATGTTTGGAGTTGCATTGTGACCAAAGGATGCGATCTCAATGTGTTTGCATGGACAATTTGGATTCATGCGCTGTTTTCAAGGGGGCATGTGAAGGAGGCTTGTTCGTACTGTTTGGACATGATGGAGGCGGATGTAATGCCACAGCCAGATACTTTCGCGAAGCTCATGCGCGGTTTAAGGAAACTATATAACCGACAGATAGCAGCTGAGATCACAGAGAAGGTGAGGAAGATGGCTGCAGATAGACAAATCACTTTCAAGATGTATAAAAGGCGAGGAGAGCGGGACTTGAAGGAAAAGGTAAAGGAGAAAAATGATGGGAGGAAACGGAGGGCCCGCAGAAGAAGTTGGCCTAGTAAATCTAAATCTTTGTAG
- the LOC103426855 gene encoding probable pectinesterase 29 encodes MESLISTIFSLLLFFGSTLGGRYKATKNALENDVSSTIIVDKSGRGNFTTVQQAIDSVPPNNSLWIRILLNPDVYTEKVMIPKEKPYIVLEGDPKFPATIEYGDAGSVIDSPTFKLFADNFVARSIIFKNSYDHLILPDPNGGKTTWAPAILISADKASFHHCSFISLQDTLTDDGGRHYFYDCFIEGAIDFIWGNGQSIYEKCQIFSITDRIGITGFITAQGRKAPNETTGFVLKDCYVNGTGTTFLGRPWRPYSRVLFASTFMENIITPEGWSPWPPAPVDSVAFSEANCQGPGANLSGRVPWEKKLSDEEVAYFTNPASFIDQEGWLRGQPN; translated from the exons ATGGAGTCTCTTATATCAACAATATTTTCCCTCCTCCTTTTCTTCGGTTCAACATTGGGGGGACGGTACAAAGCAACGAAAAACGCTTTGGAAAACGATGTTTCAAGTACCATCATAGTCGATAAGAGTGGTCGAGGAAATTTTACCACAGTGCAACAAGCCATCGATTCTGTACCACCAAATAACTCTCTGTGGATTCGTATCCTCCTTAACCCTGATGTGTATAC GGAAAAAGTTATGATTCCAAAGGAGAAACCATACATCGTTCTTGAAGGAGACCCTAAATTTCCCGCTACAATCGAATACGGAGATGCTGGCAGTGTCATTGACAGTCCTACATTCAAGTTGTTTGCAGATAATTTTGTGGCGCGAAGTATAATATTCAAG AATTCATATGACCATCTTATCTTGCCGGATCCGAATGGAGGCAAAACTACTTGGGCGCCTGCAATCTTAATCTCTGCAGACAAAGCAAGTTTTCACCACTGCAGTTTTATAAGCTTGCAAGATACATTGACTGATGATGGTGGCCGTCACTATTTTTACGATTGCTTTATTGAAGGGGCTATAGACTTCATTTGGGGCAATGGCCAGTCAATTTATGAG AAATGCCAGATATTTTCGATAACCGATCGAATAGGGATTACTGGTTTTATTACAGCACAAGGCCGTAAAGCCCCAAACGAAACAACTGGTTTTGTGCTCAAAGATTGCTATGTAAACGGAACAGGTACTACATTTTTAGGAAGACCGTGGAGACCTTATTCGAGAGTATTGTTTGCCTCCACCTTCATGGAAAATATCATCACCCCTGAGGGTTGGTCCCCATGGCCGCCTGCTCCTGT GGATTCGGTTGCATTCTCGGAGGCAAATTGTCAAGGACCTGGAGCCAATTTGTCGGGTCGTGTCCCATGGGAGAAGAAGCTATCAGATGAAGAAGTGGCATATTTCACAAATCCGGCTTCTTTCATAGACCAAGAAGGATGGTTGAGAGGTCAACCAAATTAA